The proteins below come from a single Fusarium verticillioides 7600 chromosome 3, whole genome shotgun sequence genomic window:
- a CDS encoding hypothetical protein (At least one base has a quality score < 10), with translation MVVKSSYSLFHSSPVRSGFVALRHTLLHCLPSVSVVHHRKHIETFGEGNFEARLMRASEFSKASRADMAVSTEGTGVFAYSCPHSQTFMRSGIPRPTSYHPRNSHDSLSITP, from the coding sequence ATGGTTGTTAAGTCCTCCTACTCTCTGTTTCATTCCAGTCCCGTACGTAGTGGGTTCGTTGCCCTTCGGCATACTTTGTTGCACTGCCTGCCGAGTGTTTCCGTAGTCCACCATCGCAAGCATATAGAAACCTTTGGGGAGGGGAACTTTGAAGCGCGGCTTATGCGGGCTTCAGAATTCAGTAAAGCCTCGAGGGCGGATATGGCCGTTTCCACAGAAGGCACTGGCGTTTTCGCTTATTCGTGCCCTCACTCTCAGACATTCATGCGCTCCGGTATCCCGCGTCCCACAAGTTACCATCCGAGGAACTCGCACGACTCGTTGTCCATCACACCCTAA